In the genome of Salmo trutta chromosome 18, fSalTru1.1, whole genome shotgun sequence, one region contains:
- the cox11 gene encoding cytochrome c oxidase assembly protein COX11, mitochondrial: MLLPILVRESLCCSKNSVLLTSSNIQTCIRGLQGKGARGLHSYAQWFLCRRVPSRLNTQIRGVKSRKSQTKQQEDEWRKRNKTVLTYITAAGVGMIGMSYAAVPLYRLYCQASGLGGTAVAGHDAEQVETMTPVMDRIIKITFNADTHASMQWNFRPQQSEIYVVPGETALAFYRAKNPTDKPVIGISTYNVVPFEAGQYFNKIQCFCFEEQRLNPKEEVDMPVFFYIDPEFDEDPRMARVDTITLSYTFFEAKEGQKLPLPGYSPISLHS; this comes from the exons ATGCTACTCCCCATCCTTGTCCGTGAGTCCCTATGCTGCTCAAAGAACTCTGTTTTACTGACATCCTCAAACATACAGACCTGTATCAGGGGTCTTCAGGGCAAGGGAGCCAGGGGCCTCCACAGCTACGCCCAGTGGTTCCTCTGTAGGAGGGTCCCCTCACGCCTCAACACCCAAATACGGGGGGTCAAGAGTCGGAAGAGCCAGACCAAGCAGCAGGAGGatgagtggaggaagaggaacaAGACGGTGCTGACGTATATCACTGCTGCAGGGGTGGGGATGATCGGCATGTCCTACGCTGCTGTACCCCTCTACAGACTCTACTGCCAG GCGTCCGGTCTGGGTGGGACGGCGGTGGCAGGTCACGATGCAGAGCAGGTGGAGACAATGACGCCGGTGATGGACCGCATCATCAAGATCACCTTCAACGCTGACACACACGCCAGCATGCAGTGGAACTTCCGGCCGCAGCAGTCCGAGATATAC GTGGTTCCAGGAGAGACTGCCCTGGCCTTCTACAGAGCCAAGAACCCCACAGACAAACCTGTTATTGGGATCTCCACCTACAACGTAGTGCCCTTTGAGGCTGGACAGTACTTCAACAAGATACAG tGTTTCTGTTTTGAGGAGCAGCGGTTGAACCCTAAAGAGGAAGTGGACATGCCCGTGTTCTTTTACATCGACCCTGAGTTTGACGAGGACCCGCGTATGGCCCGTGTCGACACCATCACCCTCTCATACACCTTCTTCGAGGCCAAGGAGGGACAGAAACTACCCCTCCCAGGATATAGTCCGATTTCCCTACACAGCTGA